A region of Mycolicibacterium brumae DNA encodes the following proteins:
- a CDS encoding glutamate ABC transporter substrate-binding protein has protein sequence MRRVAILALALLLALTGCGDAGLPATATSLTLAPPSPAGMAELPPERAPAPAPDQDCDLTASLRPFGNRAEADEAVADIRKRGRLLVGLDVGSNLFSFRDPVTGRITGFDVDLAAEVARDIFNNPNQVEYRILSSADRIAALQSRDVDIVVKTMTITCARRKMVNFSSVYLYAYQRILAPRDSPIRQSSDLSGRRVCVVRGTTSLDRVREISPAPVVVTVSTWADCLVALQQRQADAVSTDDTILAGLMSQDPYLQIVGPSMNQEPYGIGINLTNTGLVRFVNGTLQRIRADGTWTALWRKWLTVLGPTPAPPVPRYLD, from the coding sequence ATGAGGCGGGTGGCGATTCTGGCGTTGGCGTTGCTGCTGGCGCTCACCGGATGCGGCGACGCCGGCCTCCCGGCGACGGCGACGTCGCTGACCCTGGCCCCGCCCAGTCCCGCGGGGATGGCCGAACTGCCCCCCGAGCGCGCGCCCGCTCCCGCGCCCGATCAGGACTGCGACCTGACCGCCAGCCTGCGGCCGTTCGGCAACCGGGCCGAGGCCGACGAGGCCGTCGCCGACATCCGCAAACGCGGCCGGCTGCTGGTCGGCCTGGATGTGGGCAGCAACCTGTTTAGTTTCCGCGACCCGGTGACCGGGCGGATCACCGGCTTCGACGTCGACCTGGCCGCCGAGGTGGCCCGCGACATCTTCAACAACCCCAACCAGGTCGAATACCGCATCCTGTCCTCGGCCGACCGGATCGCGGCGCTGCAGAGCCGGGACGTCGACATTGTCGTCAAGACCATGACCATCACCTGCGCCCGACGCAAGATGGTCAACTTCTCCTCGGTGTATCTGTATGCCTACCAACGGATCCTGGCCCCGCGGGACTCGCCGATCCGGCAGAGCTCGGATCTGTCGGGCCGACGGGTGTGCGTGGTTCGCGGCACCACCAGCCTGGACCGGGTGCGCGAGATCAGCCCGGCGCCGGTGGTCGTCACGGTGTCGACCTGGGCGGACTGCCTGGTCGCGCTGCAGCAACGCCAGGCCGACGCGGTGTCCACCGACGACACCATCCTGGCCGGGCTGATGTCCCAGGACCCGTACCTGCAGATCGTCGGCCCCAGCATGAACCAGGAGCCCTACGGCATCGGGATCAATCTGACCAACACCGGTCTGGTGCGCTTCGTCAACGGCACCCTGCAGCGGATCCGGGCCGACGGCACCTGGACGGCGCTGTGGCGCAAATGGCTGACGGTGCTCGGCCCGACGCCGGCCCCACCGGTCCCGAGGTACCTGGACTGA